The following coding sequences lie in one Kiritimatiellia bacterium genomic window:
- a CDS encoding HAD family hydrolase codes for MKNVLIDMDGTITQSRVGYEEVGFPEFVLRDLIMEETGTGESKALEQVLRMESTVPAGDPFLALAKHRIGITGKDLWKRIARDALKYFRPYDDAMDMIKMLSKVGFRLYIASNVSRSRILAMLASIGLPADLKRSRVFCEVYGHELVGCLKSSPEFYRRMMAREGLLGKETVMIGDNPHDDCLSALAAGICMSVIVNRKQKEDIKKAESAYYVKSLMLVPGLLKARSGS; via the coding sequence ATGAAGAATGTTTTGATCGATATGGATGGCACCATAACTCAAAGTCGGGTCGGCTATGAGGAGGTTGGATTTCCCGAGTTTGTTCTGCGCGATTTGATCATGGAGGAAACGGGAACCGGGGAAAGTAAGGCGCTTGAACAGGTGTTGCGGATGGAAAGCACTGTTCCGGCCGGCGACCCTTTTCTTGCCCTGGCAAAACACAGAATCGGAATCACAGGGAAAGATTTGTGGAAAAGGATCGCCAGGGATGCTTTAAAGTATTTTCGTCCTTACGATGACGCCATGGACATGATAAAGATGTTATCCAAGGTCGGTTTCCGGCTTTATATTGCATCCAATGTCAGCCGCAGCCGGATATTGGCGATGCTGGCGAGCATCGGACTGCCTGCCGACTTGAAACGTTCGCGTGTTTTTTGCGAAGTGTATGGACATGAACTGGTCGGTTGCCTGAAAAGTTCTCCGGAATTTTACAGGAGAATGATGGCCAGGGAAGGATTGCTTGGAAAAGAGACTGTCATGATCGGCGACAATCCGCATGACGACTGTTTGTCCGCACTCGCGGCCGGTATCTGCATGTCGGTAATCGTGAATAGGAAGCAGAAGGAAGATATAAAAAAGGCGGAATCGGCCTATTACGTTAAAAGCCTTATGCTGGTTCCCGGACTTCTGAAGGCAAGAAGTGGCTCGTGA